From Thalassospiraceae bacterium LMO-JJ14:
AAGCCACACGCCGAGACCGTATGTCAGGGCGGGCTGGACGATCAGCTTGCAGACGCTGGCGAACGCGACCGGCACGCCGGCATCGCGGACGGCGTGGATCGACAGACCGGCGCCGACGGCCATCAGACCCATCGGCAGGGCGGCGCGGCTCAACAATTCCAGCGTCGGCCCGATGATCGGCGGAAATCCCCAGCCGGTGATATTGAACAGGCCACCGACAAGACTCGCCTGAATCAGCGGGTTTTTGAAGCTGTCGATGGCGACCGCTTTCCAGCCTTTGGCGCGTCCGGGCCGGTCGAGCCATTTCAGGTGGCCCCACACGCCGAGAAAATTGATGGTAATGGCGATCATGAAGACGCTGACCACCATCGGCCCGGTGGCTTCGTCGCCGAAGACCCCAAGGGCGATAGCGAAGCCGACATAGGTATTGGACCGAAAGCCGCCTTGGAAAACCGACACGAAGCGTTCCGGCCCCAGCTTCAACAGCCTGCGGAACGGCACTGCTGCGGCAGCGGTCAGGTGAATGCCGATGACGACGGCGCAGGCAATGGGCAGCGCATACCCCCAGTCGATATGTGCGCCGGAAATCTTCACGAACAGCAGTGAAGGAAACAGGCCGTTGAAGGTCAGTTTCTCGACGAAGCGCCAGAACTCGTCGGAAAACCCCGCCTTGGCTTTCATCACGACGCCCAGCGCGATAATCAGGAAGATGGGCGCGACGGCGGCAAAAACGTGTCCCATCAGCTTCGCCCGGAAACGCTGTCGAGGGCCCCTTGCAGGATGTAGCTGGCGGCCATCTTGTCGACTACGTCCTTGCGGCGCTTGCGGGTCATGTCGGCCTCGGATACGAGAATTCGCTCAATTGCCGCCGTCGACAGCCGTTCGTCCCAAAACGCATACGGCAGTTTTAACTGCCAGGACAACTCGCGTGCCAGATCGCGGGTTGCCTGGGCCCTGGGGCCTTCGCTGCCGTCCATGCTGACCGGCAGTCCGGCCAGCAAGCCGCCGATCTCTTCTGTTTGAATGAACCCCTGGATTTCCTGAATGGCCGGCGCCAGTTTTTTGCTGCGCATAAGGGTTTTCAACGGGCTGGCGATCATGAACAGCGGGTCGGAAATGGCCAGGCCGATGGTCTTGTCGCCGATATCGAGGCCAAGCAGTCTTTTCCCGACCGGTATGTTGTCGATCAGTTGCTGAATGGTGTCGTAAACCGGCGGTGCGGGCATTCGATGGTCTTTTCAACGGCTGGTATCATTTGAAAGACTTGGATATCATAGACTTACGCGGATGACATGGGATTTTCGGGGTTTCTCGATTGCCTATTTTGTCGTGGTGAGGGGTAAGCAATGAATGCCATCCGGCTTCAGCGGGGTTTGCGGACGATGCGGCGGCGGGTATTGGCCGTGACCGTCATGGGCATTGCCGTGTTTGCCGCACCGTATGCGAACGCCGCGGAATTGGAATTCATGGGTACGGCCGTGACACCGGCGCCGGGAAAATACCTGGTGGAGAAGGACGTTAACGTCCGCGCCGCGCCGAAAACCGGATCCAAGCGCCTGACAGGGTTGAAAGCCGGAGACGTCGTCAACGTGATCGGGCGGGCCGGCAAG
This genomic window contains:
- a CDS encoding AEC family transporter, with translation MGHVFAAVAPIFLIIALGVVMKAKAGFSDEFWRFVEKLTFNGLFPSLLFVKISGAHIDWGYALPIACAVVIGIHLTAAAAVPFRRLLKLGPERFVSVFQGGFRSNTYVGFAIALGVFGDEATGPMVVSVFMIAITINFLGVWGHLKWLDRPGRAKGWKAVAIDSFKNPLIQASLVGGLFNITGWGFPPIIGPTLELLSRAALPMGLMAVGAGLSIHAVRDAGVPVAFASVCKLIVQPALTYGLGVWLGLEGFALLVPVVFAALPTSSTSYVVSRQMGSDAPVAAAIVTLTHLCAIVTLPVLLALMLH
- the ruvX gene encoding Holliday junction resolvase RuvX; translation: MPAPPVYDTIQQLIDNIPVGKRLLGLDIGDKTIGLAISDPLFMIASPLKTLMRSKKLAPAIQEIQGFIQTEEIGGLLAGLPVSMDGSEGPRAQATRDLARELSWQLKLPYAFWDERLSTAAIERILVSEADMTRKRRKDVVDKMAASYILQGALDSVSGRS